The following proteins are encoded in a genomic region of Thermodesulfatator atlanticus DSM 21156:
- the selD gene encoding selenide, water dikinase SelD, with product MEKKSRLTQKVRAAGUASKLPPAELAEILKDLPAFKHPDLLVGFEAASDAAIYRLSDEIAIICTLDFFTPIVDDPYWFGQVAAANSLSDVYAMGGRPVLALNIVCFPKKEDKAILKEILRGGIEKIKEAEAVLAGGHSVDDPEIKYGLSVVGVVHPEKYVTNAGAKPKDVLFLTKPLGTGILATAVKGGLADKTAERRMIEVMAALNKAASEAMMEVGVSSATDITGFGLLGHALEMAQASNVKLVIEASKVPVIKEALSFLKMGLIPAGDYDNIRFCEKHVKVEKEVDKDLLTLLYDAQTSGGLLISVPSGKKEEFFRKLLEKGVFEAAQIGYVEEGPPQIVVKP from the coding sequence ATGGAAAAGAAATCTCGTTTAACACAAAAAGTCCGGGCGGCGGGGTGAGCTTCTAAGCTTCCGCCAGCGGAGCTGGCAGAAATACTAAAAGATTTGCCTGCTTTTAAGCACCCTGATCTCTTAGTGGGCTTTGAGGCCGCGTCAGATGCTGCGATATATCGCTTGTCAGATGAGATAGCTATTATTTGTACCCTTGATTTTTTTACTCCCATAGTAGATGATCCCTATTGGTTTGGTCAAGTTGCTGCGGCTAATTCGCTTTCTGACGTGTACGCCATGGGAGGGCGTCCCGTTCTTGCCCTAAACATCGTTTGCTTCCCAAAAAAAGAAGACAAAGCCATCCTTAAAGAAATCCTCCGCGGAGGCATTGAAAAAATAAAAGAAGCAGAAGCTGTGCTAGCAGGGGGCCACAGCGTTGATGACCCCGAGATAAAATACGGACTTTCGGTGGTAGGGGTGGTCCATCCAGAAAAATACGTTACCAATGCCGGCGCAAAGCCAAAAGACGTGCTCTTTCTCACCAAACCCCTTGGCACAGGGATCCTTGCCACCGCGGTAAAAGGCGGCTTGGCAGACAAGACTGCGGAAAGACGCATGATCGAAGTCATGGCAGCGCTTAATAAAGCAGCCTCAGAGGCCATGATGGAAGTAGGGGTGTCCTCGGCCACAGATATTACCGGCTTTGGCCTGCTTGGACATGCCCTGGAAATGGCCCAGGCAAGCAACGTAAAGCTTGTTATTGAAGCAAGTAAGGTTCCTGTTATCAAAGAGGCCCTATCCTTTTTAAAAATGGGGCTTATCCCAGCAGGAGATTATGACAATATCCGTTTTTGTGAAAAGCACGTAAAAGTCGAAAAAGAAGTCGATAAAGACCTTCTTACTTTGCTTTATGACGCGCAAACCTCAGGCGGGCTTTTAATAAGCGTACCATCTGGAAAGAAAGAAGAATTTTTCCGTAAGCTGCTGGAAAAAGGTGTTTTTGAGGCAGCCCAGATTGGCTATGTGGAAGAAGGGCCGCCTCAAATAGTTGTCAAACCCTAA
- a CDS encoding TlpA family protein disulfide reductase — protein MKKLITLTMALAFLAWAQVLAAKQNIPWDTKINTFSCSKQVAKLENFKGKVLLVNFFATYCPPCQVELLEFSDLYRKFNPQGLEILTFMVDQGGERVLPHLIYSKNIKYCVAIANDEILSAFDWPDILPTTFIIDQKGNIVKKYVGYAGKKELEKEILNLLKKN, from the coding sequence ATGAAAAAACTTATTACCCTAACCATGGCACTTGCTTTTTTAGCCTGGGCCCAGGTGCTTGCCGCCAAACAAAACATCCCCTGGGACACCAAAATAAACACCTTTAGTTGTTCAAAGCAGGTTGCCAAGCTTGAGAACTTCAAGGGCAAGGTCCTTTTGGTTAACTTCTTTGCTACTTATTGCCCACCTTGCCAAGTAGAACTCCTTGAATTTTCTGATCTTTATCGCAAATTCAACCCTCAGGGCCTTGAAATTCTCACTTTCATGGTTGACCAAGGGGGCGAAAGAGTGCTTCCCCACTTGATTTATTCCAAAAACATCAAATATTGCGTGGCCATTGCCAATGACGAAATACTTTCTGCTTTTGACTGGCCGGACATTTTGCCTACGACCTTCATAATCGATCAAAAAGGAAACATTGTGAAAAAATACGTAGGCTACGCAGGCAAAAAAGAATTAGAAAAAGAAATACTGAATCTTCTGAAGAAAAATTAG
- a CDS encoding hybrid sensor histidine kinase/response regulator: MILEEQEKNLKITKNFVSEDEKIPAKKLIQIVNKLFSSQYHLPYDYFLKGLVEGLNLCSAAVYYNQLDYRWQLVANLVARYPHHEKTPPLPDVIEYQDIWPGLETKFAEGERVMFTEEEIEALGLLDCKDHKIFGFPLFDGKWWTGLLIVDFGKRSPSDEELGLIDELASALSLAIKRQKRESEYLDITRVFQELLNNIPYIVILTDMQGRWLLANTKTNEIFGFKRKIYQGQTFEQIAQIKPQLQGLLERLKRLLAQVPGQDTPVKEVFRIKTKDRIQWWEFLLIPFKCDSEKRILILGRDISSFRIAQERLLTILENLPAMVYVVDPKTKTILYHNTLFKEYFGQDYVNKGPCYELLYGKKQVCEFCHIEKAKEGLREQKEIYDEKHGRWLKLNEVYIHWLDRELVRLGMLEDISEIKQQEEGIIKAQKIEVLGKMTGTVAHEFNNILAVITGYLDLIRLHAGDDPKLKRYIDKILAAVENGSNLIKQFLILSRGKVDNKEETCDLNFFLREQKELFHKILGENIELELELCQEPLPVGLSFEEMQHILTNLLLNARDAMPQGGKFFIITRLIETLKGPAALLKIRDTGCGIDKKDLARIFEPFYTTKPSGEGTGLGLNVILSLVRRCGGEIKVDSEPGQGTTFEIILPLKMYLDIKKTGEKDFPHSEGKQDLAVSKKSILIVEDEPHIREMLAEMLEAQGFEVVAAENGEDALNKLKEINYKINLIVTDVVMPKMDGVRLYREVQKVIPEVPVIFISGYAEHILERYGFDEKAFRIIKKPFTFRQLLEEVEKVFSGISF, from the coding sequence ATGATCTTAGAAGAACAAGAAAAAAATCTTAAAATTACCAAAAATTTCGTTTCCGAAGACGAAAAAATCCCGGCTAAAAAACTAATTCAAATTGTAAACAAGCTTTTTTCCTCCCAATATCACCTCCCCTATGACTATTTTTTAAAAGGTCTTGTGGAAGGATTAAATCTTTGCTCTGCAGCGGTTTATTACAACCAATTAGATTATCGCTGGCAATTAGTTGCCAATCTCGTAGCACGTTATCCCCACCATGAAAAAACCCCGCCATTGCCTGATGTGATTGAATACCAGGATATATGGCCCGGGCTTGAAACCAAATTCGCAGAAGGTGAACGGGTGATGTTCACCGAAGAAGAAATAGAGGCCCTGGGGCTCCTTGATTGTAAAGACCACAAAATCTTTGGGTTCCCTCTTTTTGATGGAAAATGGTGGACAGGACTACTAATCGTTGATTTTGGCAAGAGATCTCCTTCAGACGAAGAACTTGGTCTTATTGACGAACTCGCTTCCGCCCTTTCCTTAGCCATAAAAAGGCAAAAGCGCGAAAGCGAATACCTTGATATTACCCGTGTTTTCCAAGAGCTTTTAAACAATATCCCGTATATCGTAATCCTTACGGACATGCAGGGGCGGTGGCTGCTGGCAAACACTAAAACGAACGAAATTTTTGGCTTTAAGCGGAAAATTTACCAGGGCCAAACCTTTGAACAAATCGCTCAAATAAAACCCCAACTTCAAGGACTTTTAGAGCGCTTAAAAAGGCTCCTTGCCCAGGTTCCAGGGCAAGACACCCCGGTAAAAGAAGTCTTTCGTATTAAGACCAAAGATCGCATACAATGGTGGGAATTTCTGTTAATCCCATTTAAATGCGATTCTGAAAAGCGCATTTTAATCCTTGGCCGAGATATTTCTTCTTTTAGAATTGCCCAGGAAAGACTGCTTACTATCTTGGAAAATCTCCCCGCCATGGTCTATGTGGTTGATCCCAAAACCAAGACCATCCTTTACCACAACACCCTTTTTAAAGAATACTTCGGCCAGGATTATGTAAACAAAGGACCTTGTTACGAATTACTTTACGGAAAAAAGCAGGTTTGTGAATTTTGCCACATAGAAAAAGCCAAAGAAGGGCTCCGTGAGCAAAAAGAAATTTACGACGAAAAACATGGCCGCTGGCTCAAGCTAAACGAAGTCTATATCCACTGGCTTGACCGGGAACTTGTGCGCCTGGGCATGCTGGAAGACATCAGCGAAATTAAGCAACAAGAAGAAGGCATTATCAAGGCCCAAAAAATAGAAGTTCTTGGAAAAATGACCGGTACCGTGGCCCACGAGTTCAATAATATCCTGGCCGTTATTACCGGTTATTTAGATTTGATTCGCTTACACGCAGGGGATGACCCCAAGCTTAAGAGGTACATCGACAAAATTCTTGCGGCCGTAGAAAACGGTTCAAATCTTATCAAGCAATTTTTAATTTTGTCCCGCGGGAAGGTCGATAATAAAGAAGAAACCTGTGATTTGAACTTTTTCCTGAGGGAACAAAAAGAACTTTTCCACAAAATTTTAGGAGAAAATATCGAACTTGAGCTGGAACTATGCCAAGAACCTTTGCCTGTAGGGCTTTCTTTCGAAGAAATGCAACATATCCTTACCAACCTCTTGCTCAATGCTCGCGATGCCATGCCCCAGGGGGGAAAGTTTTTTATTATAACGCGCCTAATAGAAACTTTAAAAGGCCCTGCAGCACTGCTTAAAATCAGGGATACGGGCTGCGGTATAGACAAAAAAGACCTTGCCCGTATCTTCGAACCCTTTTATACTACCAAACCCTCAGGAGAGGGTACCGGTTTAGGTTTAAATGTTATCCTGTCCCTAGTGCGCCGCTGTGGTGGGGAAATAAAAGTAGACAGCGAGCCAGGGCAAGGTACAACTTTTGAGATTATTTTGCCCTTAAAAATGTATCTTGATATAAAAAAGACAGGAGAAAAAGACTTTCCTCATTCAGAGGGAAAACAGGACTTAGCCGTGTCCAAAAAAAGTATCTTAATCGTAGAAGACGAACCCCATATTAGGGAAATGCTTGCGGAGATGCTTGAAGCGCAAGGCTTCGAAGTAGTAGCCGCAGAAAATGGCGAAGATGCCTTGAACAAACTCAAAGAAATAAACTACAAAATCAACCTCATCGTAACGGATGTGGTCATGCCCAAGATGGACGGCGTAAGGCTTTACCGGGAGGTACAAAAAGTCATCCCTGAAGTTCCGGTAATTTTTATCTCAGGTTATGCGGAACACATCCTTGAGCGCTACGGTTTTGACGAAAAAGCCTTTCGCATCATCAAAAAGCCTTTTACCTTTCGCCAACTCCTCGAGGAAGTAGAAAAAGTCTTTAGCGGGATTTCTTTTT
- a CDS encoding creatininase family protein: MNMLIIPEITMPEFEKGLEATKTIILPFGSTEEHGPHLPLGTDTLQMYEIAKLAAKKRPLFVGPPVFYGLCRSTKEHPGTISISGKTLHSLVLDLLSSYYDQGLRNFLLFSGHAGGTHLAFILDAAEEFLEKQKEAKVAVASILELLEMAAKDLLETPKDSHAGEFETSIMLHFYPQLVKGSAKEEYPHFPKPFLVRNKRKFWPSGVWGDPQKASAQKGKGFAEKIAELIVKIADEIESFKEDT; encoded by the coding sequence ATGAACATGTTAATTATTCCTGAGATTACCATGCCCGAATTTGAAAAGGGCCTTGAGGCAACGAAAACTATTATCCTGCCCTTTGGCTCTACCGAAGAACACGGACCACACCTTCCCTTGGGCACAGATACGCTTCAAATGTATGAAATAGCCAAGCTTGCAGCAAAAAAGCGCCCACTTTTTGTAGGGCCGCCGGTGTTTTATGGACTGTGCCGTAGCACTAAAGAGCACCCTGGCACCATTAGCATTAGTGGAAAAACCCTGCACAGCCTGGTTTTAGACTTACTTTCTTCTTATTACGACCAGGGGCTTAGAAATTTTTTGCTTTTTTCCGGGCATGCTGGAGGCACACATCTTGCTTTTATCCTTGATGCGGCTGAAGAATTCTTAGAAAAACAAAAAGAGGCTAAAGTAGCAGTGGCTTCAATCCTTGAACTGCTTGAGATGGCTGCCAAAGACCTACTTGAGACCCCTAAAGACTCTCACGCCGGGGAATTTGAAACCTCTATCATGCTCCACTTTTACCCTCAGCTGGTCAAAGGCTCTGCTAAAGAAGAATATCCGCATTTCCCTAAGCCTTTTTTGGTACGTAACAAGAGAAAATTTTGGCCAAGTGGGGTGTGGGGAGATCCTCAGAAAGCATCTGCCCAAAAGGGAAAAGGCTTTGCGGAAAAAATTGCCGAACTTATCGTCAAAATTGCCGACGAAATCGAATCTTTTAAGGAGGATACGTAA